In one window of Oryza sativa Japonica Group chromosome 9, ASM3414082v1 DNA:
- the LOC4346808 gene encoding exocyst complex component EXO70A1: METTRSDGSIMVVGAVDIDCPQHRLCGYRDLIRGVSGGGAAMSRWPEAAPFVPQIASTGGDGGAAVAGGGWSSGSSSPAPSSCSSSSSWREGDCCYDVCWCSSSTVHELRSIAERMVRDGYIEGLIRAFGGAATAGAAGRRGPPDELLLHNWFSQLDVEWVLLLHTCSEEEEDEHVRRPPPLPVEDLMALMERWIRALLTMVQVLCITQLELRAKKPTVAGVRRAIQFFLLRRDSKTAHADYVQQVVQFARFAEESILRMLAFVDAATLAVVEEDDDDHRVAEALPGMLQVYACISEASPTVLAMFKEASDLLASGSSRHGQEAQVFDGMDGIFLRKRKKLSDAIWDMMEKVRSSFLQDGCWQVSPEASASGVHETTVLMMNYIALLWRNDDVLTFILQDHHFSVFVSHTQGFSSVVNLITDIISCLGHKLEEIASSLSNSILDPALRCIFLLNNWQLVLHRIESLDLPSWALIDRCRTRRYIDTYIDVFWSPLLCCIFIGNSSDTPRKKTYRPAFGFRRYLSLENFEIEFRKTYAKHKFFKVPDPKLRQRLRQAIIQKIIPHYSMYLEERAARGMHNRPPKITPEQLKELLEELFEG; the protein is encoded by the coding sequence ATGGAGACCACACGAAGCGATGGCAGCATCATGGTGGTAGGGGCGGTCGATATCGATTGCCCCCAGCACCGGCTGTGCGGGTACCGCGACTTGATACGGggcgtctccggcggcggcgccgccatgtcGCGCTGGCCGGAGGCGGCGCCCTTCGTCCCGCAGATCGCCAGTACtggtggcgatggtggtgcagcggtggccggcggcggctggtcgAGCGGGAGCTCAAGCCCGGCTCCATCGTCttgcagctcctcctcctcttggcgCGAGGGAGACTGCTGCTACGACGTCTGCTGGTGTTCTTCTTCCACGGTCCACGAGCTTCGCAGCATCGCGGAGCGGATGGTCCGTGACGGCTACATCGAGGGGCTCATCAGGGCTTTCGGTGGCGCGGCCACTGCCGGAGCCGCCGGACGGCGTGGCCCCCCAGACGAGCTTCTCCTCCATAACTGGTTCTCGCAGCTCGACGTGGAGTGGGTCCTGCTCCTCCATACCTGcagcgaggaagaagaagacgaacacgtacgacgacctcctcctcttcccgtGGAAGATTTGATGGCGCTTATGGAGCGGTGGATCCGAGCCCTCCTAACCATGGTGCAGGTTCTCTGCATCACGCAGCTCGAGCTCCGCGCCAAGAAGCCAACCGTCGCCGGAGTCCGGAGAGCCATCCAGTTCTTCCTGCTCCGCCGCGACAGCAAGACGGCGCACGCGGACTACGTGCAGCAGGTGGTCCAGttcgcgcggttcgcggaggagaGCATCCTCAGGATGCTGgccttcgtcgacgccgccactctcgccgtcgtcgaggaggacgacgacgaccaccgggTGGCCGAGGCGCTCCCGGGGATGTTGCAGGTGTACGCCTGCATCTCCGAGGCCTCTCCGACCGTGCTCGCCATGTTCAAAGAAGCATCCGATCTCCTCGCTTCCGGCTCCTCCCGCCATGGCCAGGAGGCACAGGTTTTCGACGGCATGGACGGCATCTTCCTGCGCAAGAGGAAGAAGCTGAGCGACGCGATCTGGGACATGATGGAGAAGGTTCGATCCTCCTTCTTGCAGGATGGATGCTGGCAAGTCTCGCCGGAGGCATCAGCATCAGGAGTCCATGAGACCACCGTGCTGATGATGAACTACATCGCGCTTCTCTGGCGCAACGACGACGTCCTCACCTTCATCCTGCAGGATCACCACTTCAGCGTGTTCGTCTCTCACACCCAGGGCTTCAGCTCGGTCGTGAACCTGATCACCGACATCATCTCTTGCCTTGGCCACAAATTGGAGGAAATTGCCTCCTCCCTTTCCAATTCCATCTTGGACCCAGCGTTGCGTTGCATTTTCTTGCTAAACAATTGGCAGCTTGTGTTGCACCGCATCGAATCCCTGGACCTGCCATCTTGGGCCTTGATAGACAGATGCAGGACACGGAGGTACATAGACACTTACATTGACGTCTTCTGGTCGCCTCTGTTGTGCTGCATCTTCATCGGAAATTCTTCTGATACTCCTCGAAAGAAAACCTACAGACCTGCTTTCGGCTTCCGAAGATACCTGtctcttgaaaattttgagatagAATTCAGAAAAACCTACGCGAAGCACAAGTTTTTCAAGGTTCCAGACCCTAAGCTTCGGCAGAGATTACGTCAAGCCATCATCCAGAAAATCATTCCGCATTATAGCATGTATCTGGAGGAGCGAGCAGCAAGGGGAATGCACAATCGACCTCCCAAAATTACTCCTGAGCAGTTGAAGGAGCTATTAGAAGAATTATTCGAAGGTTGA